From Acinonyx jubatus isolate Ajub_Pintada_27869175 chromosome F2, VMU_Ajub_asm_v1.0, whole genome shotgun sequence, the proteins below share one genomic window:
- the LOC106982317 gene encoding solute carrier family 7 member 13-like isoform X2, which translates to MQLLRSIGFFHGNILLFCVTTGAGIFVSPKGVLKYSSLNIAVSLSIWAACAVLTIISALSLAELGTTFPRSGAPYYFLKRSLGSSVAFLSLWIKFFIYPLGIATQSLIISTYIIQPFYTRCPAPELPKKCLALAILWSLGLLNTRGVLTVAWFQTISVLMKITILCFISLTGIVLLGTGKKENVAKFENSFDAELPGASQIAEALLQGLFAYSGTSILINIAGEIKNPGENIPKALITVLPMVAVVYILVNISYLAVLTPQEIISADAVAVTWMDKVRLPFIFGSIAISLFLILTPMIHSPKVEYIYGFIFIFSGLLGYRLHVHLNQRSVCFDKITCYLQLLFNVSPPEDQDEGISTGKKHLEEIFL; encoded by the exons atgcaactcCTGAGGTCAATAGGATTTTtccatggaaatattttattattttgtgtcacAACAGGTGCAGGAATCTTTGTGTCTCCTAAAGGGGTATTAAAATACTCTTCACTGAACATAGCTGTCTCCCTGAGTATTTGGGCTGCTTGTGCTGTTCTGACTATCATCAGCGCTCTCAGTCTTGCAGAGCTGGGGACAACCTTCCCTAGAAGTGGAGCGCCTTACTATTTCCTCAAAAGATCTCTTGGATCCTCTGTTGCTTTCCTCAGTCTTTGgatcaaattttttatttatccctTAGGAATAGCTACGCAAAGCTTGATAATATCTACCTATATAATTCAGCCTTTCTATACCAGGTGCCCAGCTCCAGAGCTACCAAAGAAATGTCTAGCTTTGGCTATTTTGTGGTCACTGGGACTTCTAAATACTCGAGGGGTGCTAACAGTGGCTTGGTTTCAAACTATCAGTGTTTTGATGAAAATCACTATCCTCTGCTTCATTTCCCTTACTGGGATTGTACTGTTAGGGACTGGGAAAAAGGAGAATGTGGCCAAGTTTGAGAATTCTTTCGACGCTGAACTTCCTGGTGCCTCACAGATTGCAGAAGCCTTACTCCAAGGATTGTTTGCATATTCTGGTACATCAATCCTGATCAACATAGCAG gagagataaaaaatcccGGTGAGAATATTCCCAAAGCTCTGATTACCGTTCTTCCCATGGTGGCTGTTGTTTACATATTGGTGAATATATCCTACCTGGCAGTTTTGACCCCTCAGGAAATCATCTCTGCAG atgCTGTTGCTGTCACCTGGATGGATAAA gtGCGTTTGCCATTTATATTTGGATCCATAGCTAtatctttgtttctaattttgacaCCAATGATTCATTCTCCTAAAGTAGAGTATATCTATgggtttatctttattttcagtgGACTTCTGGGTTACAGGCTTCATGTTCACCTTAATCAACGTTCTGTTTGTTTTGATAAAATCACTtgttatttacaattattatttaatgtttcacCACCTGAAGACCAAGATGAAGGtatttcaacaggaaaaaaacatcTTGAAGAAATCTTTTTGTAA
- the LOC106982317 gene encoding solute carrier family 7 member 13-like isoform X1 has product MQLLRSIGFFHGNILLFCVTTGAGIFVSPKGVLKYSSLNIAVSLSIWAACAVLTIISALSLAELGTTFPRSGAPYYFLKRSLGSSVAFLSLWIKFFIYPLGIATQSLIISTYIIQPFYTRCPAPELPKKCLALAILWSLGLLNTRGVLTVAWFQTISVLMKITILCFISLTGIVLLGTGKKENVAKFENSFDAELPGASQIAEALLQGLFAYSGTSILINIAGEIKNPGENIPKALITVLPMVAVVYILVNISYLAVLTPQEIISADAVAVTWMDKVIPSMQWVISFGISTSIVSNICCTVLSASRLFYTASQEGQLPLIFSMLNNYFSPTVAITQIIILASCLIIASDLINLIKYSGLATWVLRGLYMIGLLKLRYQDPNLPRPYKVRLPFIFGSIAISLFLILTPMIHSPKVEYIYGFIFIFSGLLGYRLHVHLNQRSVCFDKITCYLQLLFNVSPPEDQDEGISTGKKHLEEIFL; this is encoded by the exons atgcaactcCTGAGGTCAATAGGATTTTtccatggaaatattttattattttgtgtcacAACAGGTGCAGGAATCTTTGTGTCTCCTAAAGGGGTATTAAAATACTCTTCACTGAACATAGCTGTCTCCCTGAGTATTTGGGCTGCTTGTGCTGTTCTGACTATCATCAGCGCTCTCAGTCTTGCAGAGCTGGGGACAACCTTCCCTAGAAGTGGAGCGCCTTACTATTTCCTCAAAAGATCTCTTGGATCCTCTGTTGCTTTCCTCAGTCTTTGgatcaaattttttatttatccctTAGGAATAGCTACGCAAAGCTTGATAATATCTACCTATATAATTCAGCCTTTCTATACCAGGTGCCCAGCTCCAGAGCTACCAAAGAAATGTCTAGCTTTGGCTATTTTGTGGTCACTGGGACTTCTAAATACTCGAGGGGTGCTAACAGTGGCTTGGTTTCAAACTATCAGTGTTTTGATGAAAATCACTATCCTCTGCTTCATTTCCCTTACTGGGATTGTACTGTTAGGGACTGGGAAAAAGGAGAATGTGGCCAAGTTTGAGAATTCTTTCGACGCTGAACTTCCTGGTGCCTCACAGATTGCAGAAGCCTTACTCCAAGGATTGTTTGCATATTCTGGTACATCAATCCTGATCAACATAGCAG gagagataaaaaatcccGGTGAGAATATTCCCAAAGCTCTGATTACCGTTCTTCCCATGGTGGCTGTTGTTTACATATTGGTGAATATATCCTACCTGGCAGTTTTGACCCCTCAGGAAATCATCTCTGCAG atgCTGTTGCTGTCACCTGGATGGATAAAGTAATCCCTTCCATGCAATGGGTCATTTCTTTTGGGATTTCAACTTCAATAGTTAGCAACATATGTTGTACAGTGCTTTCAGCATCGAGGCTCTTCTACACAGCAAGCCAAGAAGGACAACTGCCTTTGATCTTCTCCATGCTTAATAACTACTTCAGTCCAACTGTTGCTATCACCCAGATAATCATCTTAGCTTCTTGTCTTATTATAGCCTCAGATTTAATCAATTTAATAAAGTATTCAGGATTAGCAACCTGGGTTTTAAGAGGGCTATATATGATAGGTTTACTTAAACTAAGGTACCAGGACCCAAATCTACCCAGACCTTATAAG gtGCGTTTGCCATTTATATTTGGATCCATAGCTAtatctttgtttctaattttgacaCCAATGATTCATTCTCCTAAAGTAGAGTATATCTATgggtttatctttattttcagtgGACTTCTGGGTTACAGGCTTCATGTTCACCTTAATCAACGTTCTGTTTGTTTTGATAAAATCACTtgttatttacaattattatttaatgtttcacCACCTGAAGACCAAGATGAAGGtatttcaacaggaaaaaaacatcTTGAAGAAATCTTTTTGTAA